Proteins encoded in a region of the Vicinamibacterales bacterium genome:
- a CDS encoding RNA polymerase sigma factor: MADAAFVDIARLQADADTADVALAMDEEAFRAFYDRTSGALWGYLSRISGDRQIADDLLQESYYRLLKSATVFESENHRRNYLYRIATNLVRDSRRSARPIFEEGIEVANVAAPASAADAESRADVRRALGRLKPRERAMLWLAYANGSSHAEIADVLGLKTASIKLLLFRARRKLAVTLRRQEAR; this comes from the coding sequence GTGGCTGACGCCGCCTTCGTCGACATTGCCCGGCTGCAGGCTGACGCCGACACTGCCGACGTCGCGCTCGCGATGGACGAAGAGGCTTTCCGCGCCTTCTACGACCGCACCTCCGGCGCGCTGTGGGGCTACCTCTCGCGCATCAGCGGCGATCGTCAGATCGCCGACGACCTGCTGCAGGAGTCGTACTACCGCCTGTTGAAGAGCGCCACCGTCTTCGAGAGCGAGAATCACCGGCGCAATTACCTGTATCGCATCGCCACGAACCTGGTCCGCGACAGCAGGCGCAGCGCCCGGCCGATCTTCGAGGAAGGGATCGAGGTCGCGAACGTCGCCGCCCCCGCGTCCGCCGCAGACGCCGAGTCGCGCGCGGACGTCCGGCGCGCTCTCGGCAGGCTGAAACCGCGCGAGCGGGCGATGCTCTGGCTCGCCTACGCCAACGGCTCGTCGCACGCGGAGATCGCGGACGTCCTCGGGCTGAAGACCGCCAGCATCAAGCTGCTGCTCTTCCGCGCCCGCCGCAAGCTCGCGGTCACGCTGCGGCGTCAGGAGGCCCGGTGA
- a CDS encoding D-aminoacylase, which translates to MGRHWRAAGFAAALTILTAGVPAPSAQTRRYDLAIVNGIVVDGTGRPGVRQDIAVKDGRIAALGRVAAAAASEVIDAKGLVVAPGFIDVHTHADNLVSRPDAANFVRMGVTTIVAGNCGSSALDVAAALSALRDRPAAVNFATLIGHNTVRSAVMGSENRAPGAAELARMKSLVWKGMADGAVGFSTGLQYVPGAYAQAVEIVELARAAASAGGIYASHMRNEGTALEDAVAETIRVGELSGARVQISHLKVDSPNRWGASEQALALIDAARRKGIDVRADQYAYTAASSSLSIRFPSWALEGGPARIAERLNDPAAWTRIKTEMAALLAERGLRDLSFAVVAAHRADPAVNGLSMKQIAARRLGSDSADAQFEAARAIMLAGGASMVYHFMSDGDVDRIMRHPQVGFASDAGVIEFGEGVPHPRGYGNTARVLGAYVRGRRLISLEEAIRKMTSLPAGHFRFANRGAIRAGYAADLVVFDPAQIADTATFESPHGYAAGIPYVVVNGEIVVKNGSQTPARPGQVLANSLIEKQ; encoded by the coding sequence ATGGGCCGCCACTGGCGCGCAGCCGGATTCGCCGCCGCGCTCACCATTCTCACTGCCGGCGTCCCGGCCCCATCCGCTCAAACCCGCCGCTACGACCTGGCGATCGTCAACGGCATCGTCGTCGACGGCACCGGCCGCCCGGGTGTGCGTCAGGACATCGCGGTCAAGGACGGCCGGATCGCCGCGCTCGGTCGCGTCGCTGCGGCCGCCGCATCGGAAGTGATCGACGCGAAGGGGCTGGTCGTCGCCCCCGGGTTCATCGACGTTCACACCCACGCCGACAATCTGGTGAGCCGTCCTGACGCCGCGAACTTCGTGCGCATGGGGGTGACGACGATCGTGGCGGGGAACTGCGGCAGTTCCGCGCTCGACGTCGCCGCCGCGCTGTCGGCGTTGCGCGATCGTCCCGCGGCGGTGAACTTTGCGACGTTGATCGGGCACAACACCGTTCGCAGCGCGGTGATGGGTTCCGAGAACCGGGCGCCCGGCGCGGCGGAACTGGCGCGGATGAAATCACTCGTCTGGAAGGGGATGGCGGACGGCGCCGTCGGCTTCTCCACCGGCCTGCAGTACGTGCCGGGCGCCTACGCGCAGGCGGTGGAGATCGTGGAGCTGGCGCGCGCCGCGGCGAGCGCCGGCGGGATCTACGCGTCGCACATGCGCAACGAGGGGACGGCGCTCGAGGATGCCGTCGCCGAGACCATCCGTGTCGGCGAACTGAGCGGCGCCCGCGTCCAGATCTCGCATCTCAAAGTGGATAGCCCGAACCGCTGGGGCGCGAGCGAGCAGGCGCTCGCGCTGATCGACGCCGCGCGGCGCAAGGGGATCGACGTCCGCGCCGATCAGTACGCGTATACCGCGGCGAGCTCGTCGCTCAGCATCCGGTTTCCGTCCTGGGCGCTCGAAGGCGGGCCGGCGAGGATCGCCGAACGGCTGAACGATCCGGCCGCGTGGACGAGAATCAAGACCGAGATGGCGGCGCTGCTGGCGGAGCGCGGGCTTCGCGATCTGTCCTTCGCGGTGGTGGCGGCGCATCGGGCCGATCCCGCCGTGAACGGGCTGTCGATGAAGCAGATCGCGGCGCGGCGGCTGGGCAGCGACTCCGCGGATGCGCAGTTCGAAGCGGCGCGCGCCATCATGCTCGCCGGCGGGGCGTCGATGGTCTATCACTTCATGAGCGACGGCGACGTGGATCGCATCATGCGGCATCCGCAGGTGGGGTTTGCGTCGGATGCCGGGGTGATCGAGTTCGGCGAAGGAGTCCCGCACCCGCGCGGCTACGGCAACACCGCGCGCGTGCTCGGCGCGTACGTGCGCGGCCGGCGCCTCATCTCACTGGAAGAGGCCATCCGCAAAATGACCTCGCTTCCGGCGGGGCACTTCCGGTTCGCGAACCGCGGCGCCATCCGCGCCGGCTATGCCGCCGACCTCGTGGTCTTCGACCCGGCGCAGATCGCCGACACCGCGACGTTCGAGTCACCGCACGGCTACGCCGCCGGCATCCCCTACGTCGTCGTCAACGGAGAGATCGTCGTGAAGAACGGTTCGCAGACCCCGGCCCGCCCGGGCCAGGTGCTGGCGAACAGCCTGATCGAGAAGCAGTAA
- a CDS encoding carboxypeptidase-like regulatory domain-containing protein, which translates to MGVWLSLGLLALLLAGGCRRGVPVVDLGPKPPEARGTLSGVVRGPEGTSPIAGRDVHVINTDTGARYTTRTSETGGFTIQVPAGKYRLELPLRDGETLVKRPGLIDLNKSDVDSRIEFVLANVRVSRPRGPAYRLDNGLGSPIT; encoded by the coding sequence ATGGGCGTGTGGCTCTCGCTGGGGCTCCTCGCCTTGCTCCTGGCGGGCGGCTGCCGCCGTGGCGTCCCGGTCGTCGACCTCGGGCCGAAGCCGCCGGAAGCGCGCGGCACGTTGTCCGGCGTGGTCCGTGGTCCCGAAGGGACCTCGCCGATCGCCGGCCGCGACGTCCACGTGATCAACACGGATACCGGTGCGCGCTACACGACCAGGACGAGCGAGACCGGGGGGTTCACCATCCAGGTGCCCGCCGGCAAGTACCGGCTCGAGCTGCCGCTGCGCGACGGCGAAACGCTCGTGAAGCGGCCCGGCCTCATCGACTTGAACAAGAGCGACGTCGATTCCCGCATCGAGTTCGTGCTGGCCAACGTCCGCGTGTCGCGGCCGCGGGGGCCGGCGTACCGCCTGGACAACGGTCTGGGATCGCCGATTACCTGA
- a CDS encoding glycosyltransferase family 2 protein, with product MDVLVPTHNRAALLERCVRSLIDADPSPYLDVHITVVCNACTDGSADIVRDLQAQFPGRISLVVERRQGKSKALNAGIASTSGDLVGMVDDDEQVDRRWLQVAGEAFRDPAVEFIGGPYIPVWGAPPPEWIPAEYMAALGAVDNGPHRRRFDRDFPGQLMGGNAIIRRSTLEQVGPYAEHLGPGAHARLFSCEDEDMYLRLIERGARGEYLPGLVIYHYIPAVRLSREYYRRWCFWRGVSLGLMDRRHPLRVTYLAGVPRFLWGRAARAALRLMAARGRPAREAFGDELQIWDVAGYFYGRQVYPLARFSPVKSRRRNKGSAARASNTRAGGAGTEELAGCSTGSRQ from the coding sequence ATGGACGTTCTGGTCCCGACACACAACCGGGCCGCCCTGCTGGAACGGTGCGTCCGGTCGCTGATCGACGCCGATCCGTCCCCGTACCTCGACGTCCACATCACCGTCGTCTGCAACGCCTGCACCGACGGATCGGCGGACATCGTCCGCGACCTTCAGGCGCAGTTTCCCGGACGCATTTCGCTGGTTGTCGAGCGCCGGCAGGGGAAATCGAAGGCCCTGAACGCCGGGATTGCGTCCACCTCCGGCGACCTCGTTGGGATGGTCGACGACGACGAGCAGGTCGATCGGCGATGGCTGCAGGTTGCCGGCGAGGCGTTTCGCGATCCGGCCGTCGAATTCATCGGCGGTCCGTACATCCCGGTCTGGGGCGCCCCGCCGCCCGAGTGGATTCCCGCGGAGTACATGGCGGCGCTCGGCGCGGTGGACAACGGACCGCACCGGCGCAGGTTCGATCGCGACTTCCCGGGTCAATTGATGGGAGGGAACGCGATCATCCGGCGATCGACGCTCGAACAGGTCGGACCCTATGCCGAACACCTCGGCCCGGGGGCCCATGCCCGGCTGTTCTCCTGCGAAGACGAAGACATGTACCTGCGGCTGATCGAGCGCGGCGCGCGCGGTGAATATTTGCCGGGACTCGTCATCTATCACTACATCCCCGCCGTCCGGTTGAGCCGCGAGTACTACCGGCGCTGGTGCTTCTGGCGCGGCGTCTCGCTCGGACTGATGGACCGCCGGCATCCGCTGCGGGTCACGTACCTGGCCGGCGTGCCGCGGTTTCTCTGGGGCCGTGCCGCGCGCGCCGCGCTGCGGCTGATGGCCGCGCGTGGACGGCCGGCGCGCGAAGCCTTCGGCGACGAGCTGCAAATCTGGGACGTTGCCGGGTATTTTTACGGCCGGCAGGTGTACCCGCTGGCCCGCTTCTCGCCGGTGAAGAGCCGGCGGCGGAACAAGGGATCCGCGGCACGCGCGTCGAACACCCGAGCTGGCGGCGCGGGAACTGAAGAGCTTGCCGGCTGCTCGACCGGCTCGCGGCAGTAG
- a CDS encoding ABC transporter permease, producing MSVTVIRPAASAWLHVGEHLARLREYGDLLYTLSLHRIAVRYKQTSLGLAWALLQPVMMMIIFTAVFSMLAKMPSDGAPYALFAFTALLPWSFFNTAVSGGTNSLVAHTSLITKVYFPREILPITYAAAALFDFAIGCLVLLGLMYWYAVPLTAHALILVPIVVVLALWILTVTLVLAAVQVRFRDIGVALPVLMQILMFASPIIYPLSVVPASWRPWYLLNPLAGIVSSFRDVLLRQAAPDPYPLGVACLVTAILLPAAYMFFKHAEATMADLI from the coding sequence ATGAGCGTCACCGTCATCAGGCCGGCTGCCTCTGCCTGGCTGCACGTCGGCGAGCATCTCGCGCGCCTGCGTGAATACGGCGACCTCCTCTATACCCTCAGCCTTCACCGCATCGCGGTCCGCTACAAGCAGACCTCGCTGGGCCTCGCCTGGGCGCTGCTGCAGCCGGTGATGATGATGATCATCTTCACGGCAGTGTTCTCGATGCTGGCGAAGATGCCCAGCGACGGCGCGCCGTACGCCCTGTTTGCGTTCACCGCGCTGCTGCCCTGGTCGTTCTTCAACACCGCCGTGAGCGGCGGCACGAACTCGCTCGTCGCCCACACGTCGCTCATCACCAAGGTCTACTTCCCGCGCGAGATCCTGCCCATCACCTACGCCGCGGCGGCGCTCTTCGATTTCGCGATCGGGTGCCTCGTGCTCCTCGGGCTGATGTACTGGTACGCGGTGCCGCTCACGGCGCACGCGCTGATCCTCGTGCCGATCGTCGTGGTCCTGGCGCTGTGGATCCTCACCGTCACACTCGTGCTCGCGGCGGTGCAGGTGCGCTTCCGCGACATCGGCGTCGCCCTGCCGGTGCTGATGCAGATCCTGATGTTCGCGTCGCCGATCATCTATCCGCTCAGCGTCGTGCCGGCGTCGTGGCGGCCGTGGTACCTGCTCAATCCGCTGGCCGGCATCGTCTCGTCCTTCCGTGACGTGCTGCTGCGGCAGGCGGCGCCGGATCCCTACCCGCTCGGCGTCGCCTGCCTCGTGACGGCGATCCTGCTGCCCGCGGCCTACATGTTCTTCAAGCACGCCGAGGCCACCATGGCCGACCTGATCTAG
- a CDS encoding ABC transporter ATP-binding protein, with product MVAVRFDTVSKKYRLRQAAAARHEDFWALRDVSFDVARGETLGVIGHNGAGKSTILKLLSRITAPTAGTITLDGRVAALIEVGSGFHPELSGRENVFLSGSVLGMRRREIAAKLDRIIDFAGVGPFIDMPVKWYSSGMYVRLGFAVAAHLEADILLIDEVLGVGDAAFQVRSYERIDQLRRDGATLIFISHDLTAIARQSDRVMLMHRGRVAASGAPLEMIAQYQTMVSDSYAAATADAASLAGGGARVVDVTFRDPAGREVPAAATGGPLVAAVDLEVTSQVDDAVVELFYYSRDGRTLHCQQSTAVSDASVTLRPGPRRIEFLCGSVGLQPGVYAIGASIRQRRGAAAIDWWYGTRLLFVEPGKSMRGYFFAPHEWRWADAPAEAERHPADV from the coding sequence ATGGTCGCCGTCCGCTTCGACACCGTCTCCAAGAAGTACCGGCTGCGCCAGGCGGCCGCGGCGCGGCACGAGGACTTCTGGGCGCTCCGCGACGTCAGCTTCGACGTCGCGCGCGGCGAGACGCTCGGCGTCATCGGCCACAACGGCGCGGGCAAGAGCACCATCCTCAAGCTGCTGTCGCGCATCACCGCGCCGACGGCAGGGACGATCACGCTCGACGGCCGGGTCGCGGCGCTGATCGAGGTCGGATCCGGCTTCCATCCCGAACTCTCCGGCCGCGAAAACGTCTTCCTCAGCGGATCGGTGCTCGGCATGCGGCGCCGCGAGATCGCCGCCAAGCTCGATCGCATCATCGACTTCGCCGGCGTCGGCCCGTTCATCGACATGCCGGTGAAGTGGTACTCGTCCGGCATGTACGTCCGCCTCGGGTTCGCGGTCGCGGCCCACCTCGAAGCCGACATCCTCTTGATCGACGAGGTGCTCGGCGTCGGCGACGCCGCCTTCCAGGTGCGCTCGTACGAGCGGATCGATCAGCTGCGCCGCGACGGCGCCACTCTGATCTTCATCTCGCACGACCTGACGGCGATCGCCCGGCAGAGCGATCGCGTCATGCTGATGCATCGCGGCCGCGTCGCCGCGTCCGGCGCGCCGCTCGAGATGATCGCGCAGTACCAGACGATGGTCAGCGATTCGTACGCGGCGGCCACCGCCGACGCCGCGTCGCTCGCCGGCGGCGGCGCGCGCGTCGTCGACGTGACGTTCCGCGATCCTGCCGGCCGCGAGGTTCCCGCCGCCGCCACCGGCGGCCCGCTCGTCGCCGCCGTGGATCTCGAGGTCACGTCGCAGGTCGACGACGCGGTGGTCGAGCTGTTCTATTACTCGCGCGACGGCCGGACGCTGCACTGCCAGCAGAGCACCGCGGTGTCGGACGCCTCGGTCACGCTGCGGCCGGGCCCGCGGCGAATCGAATTCCTGTGCGGGTCGGTCGGCCTGCAGCCGGGCGTCTACGCCATCGGCGCGTCGATCCGCCAGCGGCGGGGCGCCGCGGCGATCGACTGGTGGTACGGCACGCGGCTGTTGTTCGTCGAGCCGGGCAAGTCGATGCGCGGATACTTCTTCGCGCCGCATGAATGGAGGTGGGCCGATGCCCCAGCTGAAGCTGAGCGTCATCCTGCCGACGTTTGA
- a CDS encoding glycosyltransferase, whose translation MPQLKLSVILPTFDRAPSLERAIAALLRQSAPPETYEVIVVDNNSTDRTAEVVTAFADRRVRLIREPRQGLSFARNAGLAASGAPVVAFTDDDVEVAPDWVETIVSTLARHPGVDGIGGRVLPAWENGRPRWLTREHWAPLALQDHGDSRRVFDRATPIGLIGANVAFRRTVFDRVGTFSPSVQRVKDGIGSTEDHELLARVYDSGGRMLYQPKLLVMTRVPGDRCNRRYHRRWHEGHGRFYALMRLPEMERARVTPFGVPGHLLRDAAQTLAAWTRSALVADWDRAFLAELRLRFLKGFVWTRLAR comes from the coding sequence ATGCCCCAGCTGAAGCTGAGCGTCATCCTGCCGACGTTTGACCGCGCGCCTTCGCTCGAACGGGCGATCGCGGCGCTGCTGCGGCAGAGCGCACCGCCGGAGACCTACGAAGTGATCGTGGTCGACAACAACTCCACGGACCGCACGGCCGAGGTCGTGACGGCGTTCGCCGATCGCAGGGTCCGGTTGATCCGCGAGCCGCGCCAGGGATTGTCCTTCGCCCGCAACGCCGGGCTGGCGGCTTCCGGCGCGCCGGTCGTCGCGTTCACGGACGACGACGTCGAAGTCGCGCCCGACTGGGTGGAGACGATCGTCAGCACGCTGGCGCGGCATCCCGGCGTAGACGGGATCGGCGGACGGGTGCTTCCGGCGTGGGAGAACGGCCGGCCGCGCTGGCTGACGCGGGAGCACTGGGCGCCGCTCGCCCTGCAGGATCACGGCGACTCGCGGCGCGTGTTCGATCGCGCGACGCCGATCGGCTTGATCGGCGCCAATGTCGCCTTCCGCCGTACGGTCTTCGACCGTGTCGGCACGTTCTCGCCGTCCGTTCAGCGCGTCAAGGACGGAATCGGCTCCACCGAAGATCACGAGCTGCTCGCACGTGTGTACGACTCGGGCGGACGCATGCTGTATCAGCCGAAGCTGCTGGTCATGACGCGCGTCCCCGGCGATCGCTGCAATCGCCGCTACCACCGCCGCTGGCACGAAGGCCACGGGCGGTTCTATGCGCTGATGCGTCTCCCGGAGATGGAGCGCGCGCGCGTCACGCCGTTCGGTGTTCCCGGCCATCTCCTCCGCGACGCGGCGCAGACCCTGGCGGCCTGGACGCGTTCGGCTCTCGTCGCCGACTGGGATCGGGCCTTCCTCGCCGAGCTCCGCCTGCGATTCCTCAAGGGGTTCGTGTGGACACGACTCGCACGGTGA
- a CDS encoding glycosyltransferase — translation MDTTRTVISVVIPCYNQGHYLAQAVSSAASTAHRVETIVVDDGSTDDTPDVASRYPDVKYVRQQNRGLAAARNRGLEEAAGDLVVFLDADDRLLPDGIDIGARALAANPGCAMAYGRCVMIGPDGTEWPTPLQRRVIAGHHAVLLRTNPVWTPAMAIFRRTVLTDVGGFAPGFDASADYDLYLRIARAYPIHDHGHLVAAYRRHEASMSGSASRMLRDTLAVMERHRPDPGNAAQLDIWREGCLGWRDFYGTQLTEEIRDHVSRRELVHAFEKAWTLARYAPEILRREAGRKLRATLSRLPYAGRAIPAAEMSAPRRRADV, via the coding sequence GTGGACACGACTCGCACGGTGATCTCGGTCGTCATTCCCTGCTACAACCAGGGGCACTATCTCGCACAGGCGGTGTCGAGCGCCGCGTCGACGGCGCATCGCGTCGAAACCATCGTCGTCGACGACGGGTCGACCGACGACACGCCGGATGTCGCCTCGCGGTATCCGGACGTCAAGTACGTGCGCCAGCAGAATCGCGGGCTCGCCGCGGCGCGCAATCGGGGACTCGAGGAGGCGGCCGGCGACCTGGTCGTCTTTCTCGACGCCGACGATCGGCTGCTGCCCGACGGCATCGACATCGGCGCCCGCGCGCTCGCCGCCAATCCGGGCTGCGCGATGGCCTACGGCCGCTGCGTGATGATCGGCCCGGACGGGACCGAATGGCCGACGCCGCTGCAGCGCCGCGTGATCGCCGGTCACCATGCCGTGCTGCTGCGCACCAATCCCGTGTGGACGCCGGCGATGGCGATCTTCCGGCGCACCGTCCTCACCGACGTCGGCGGCTTCGCGCCGGGCTTCGACGCCTCCGCCGACTACGATCTCTATCTGCGCATCGCGCGCGCCTATCCCATTCACGACCACGGCCACCTCGTCGCCGCCTACCGCCGCCACGAGGCGTCGATGAGCGGCAGCGCCAGCCGCATGCTTCGCGACACGCTGGCAGTGATGGAACGGCACCGCCCCGATCCGGGGAACGCCGCGCAGCTCGACATCTGGCGCGAAGGATGCCTGGGCTGGCGTGATTTCTACGGCACGCAGCTGACGGAGGAGATCCGCGACCATGTCAGCCGGCGGGAGCTCGTGCACGCGTTCGAGAAGGCGTGGACGCTGGCGCGCTACGCGCCGGAGATCCTGCGGCGCGAGGCCGGGCGCAAGCTGCGGGCGACGCTGTCGCGGCTGCCTTACGCGGGGCGCGCGATCCCCGCAGCGGAGATGTCCGCGCCGAGACGCCGCGCGGACGTCTGA
- a CDS encoding class I SAM-dependent methyltransferase, with amino-acid sequence MLYRWKVRLLKHPRLNLWWRRWRARRGEATGSYGQLPELIRRHAPGRSFVDVGCMWGVNGEFAFIAEQAGAAAVKAVDVFGPTPEFEQKRTALDSRVEFILGDITRVQTLDAVGPADVVFCAGVLYHHPSPFELLAALRRICRETLILRTSTIPEVRGLPNAAVYFPMLDEDGRELWNLKRLGVLHQAGISKPFQPAEGYGNWFWGLTPSCLESLLKTAGFRVDFRATEAFAQTVVCAAVAPPLAHQLPDQTSARRLGADISAAGIARPA; translated from the coding sequence ATGCTGTATCGCTGGAAAGTCCGATTACTCAAACACCCGCGGCTTAACCTGTGGTGGCGCCGCTGGCGCGCCAGACGGGGAGAGGCCACCGGCAGCTACGGCCAGCTGCCCGAGTTGATCCGCCGGCACGCGCCCGGCCGATCGTTCGTCGACGTCGGCTGCATGTGGGGCGTCAACGGCGAGTTCGCGTTCATCGCGGAGCAGGCGGGCGCGGCCGCGGTGAAGGCGGTGGACGTCTTCGGGCCGACGCCGGAGTTCGAGCAGAAGCGCACGGCGCTCGACTCGCGCGTCGAGTTCATCCTCGGCGACATCACGCGCGTCCAGACGCTGGACGCGGTCGGCCCGGCCGACGTCGTGTTCTGCGCCGGCGTCCTCTATCACCACCCCAGTCCGTTCGAGCTGCTGGCGGCGCTCCGCCGCATCTGCCGTGAGACGCTGATCCTCCGCACTTCCACGATTCCTGAAGTGCGCGGGCTGCCGAATGCCGCCGTGTATTTTCCAATGCTCGACGAAGACGGACGCGAACTGTGGAACCTGAAACGGCTCGGCGTGCTGCACCAGGCCGGCATCAGCAAACCGTTCCAGCCTGCGGAGGGTTATGGCAACTGGTTCTGGGGGCTGACGCCGAGCTGCCTCGAGTCGCTGCTGAAGACGGCCGGCTTCCGCGTCGACTTCCGCGCGACGGAAGCGTTCGCGCAGACGGTCGTGTGCGCGGCGGTGGCGCCGCCGCTGGCCCACCAGCTGCCGGATCAGACGTCCGCGCGGCGTCTCGGCGCGGACATCTCCGCTGCGGGGATCGCGCGCCCCGCGTAA
- a CDS encoding glycosyltransferase yields the protein MQEPLQPMLDVAGYCRTRLFVFDGGELIGAVDVRNAYGPLSVTRLRDEIARRLTYTLMQRSVARCTGAAANPAPLSADVRVSVVIPTCNRPEDLRRCLAALHTERRSRDVEIVVVDNRPGSSSPTRAVIGGFEGIVFVEEPRPGLSYARNAGFAAATGGILVAIDDDVTVPAGWLERLVAPFHRPEVAVVTGNVLPVELDTEAQALFEAYGGLGKGFERFERNGEWFRGLRGPVPTWKLGATANAAFRASVLADPAIGVMDEALGAGTPTGCSEDTYLFYRILKAGHTIVYEPAAWVWHRHRRDAASLRQQIYAYSKGHVAYHLTTLLRDRDWRALIRLGYSLPKVYAVRSYVRLRGWSEYPLSLVLVEIAGTLAGPFALWRARRRARRLGPGARLKGRHAVSLESPITQTPAA from the coding sequence GTGCAGGAGCCCCTGCAGCCGATGCTGGACGTGGCCGGCTACTGCCGCACGCGACTGTTCGTGTTCGACGGCGGCGAATTGATCGGCGCGGTCGATGTCCGGAACGCGTACGGGCCGCTGTCGGTCACACGGCTTCGCGACGAGATCGCCAGGAGGCTCACGTACACCCTGATGCAGCGCTCCGTTGCGCGATGCACCGGCGCGGCCGCGAACCCGGCGCCGCTGTCCGCCGACGTCCGCGTGTCGGTCGTCATTCCGACCTGCAATCGTCCCGAGGACCTGCGCCGCTGTCTCGCCGCGCTGCACACGGAACGGCGTTCGCGGGACGTGGAGATCGTCGTCGTCGACAACCGTCCCGGCTCCTCGAGTCCGACACGCGCAGTCATCGGCGGGTTCGAGGGGATCGTCTTCGTCGAAGAACCCCGCCCCGGACTCTCCTATGCGCGGAACGCGGGCTTCGCCGCGGCGACCGGCGGGATCCTGGTTGCGATTGACGATGACGTAACGGTGCCGGCGGGATGGCTGGAGCGCCTCGTCGCGCCGTTCCACCGCCCCGAGGTTGCGGTCGTCACCGGCAACGTGCTGCCGGTCGAACTGGACACCGAAGCGCAGGCGCTGTTCGAGGCGTACGGCGGGCTGGGCAAGGGGTTCGAGCGTTTCGAGCGGAACGGCGAATGGTTCCGCGGGCTGCGCGGACCGGTGCCGACGTGGAAGCTGGGCGCGACGGCGAACGCGGCGTTCCGGGCGTCGGTTCTCGCCGATCCCGCGATCGGTGTGATGGACGAGGCGCTCGGCGCGGGCACCCCGACCGGCTGCAGCGAGGACACGTATCTCTTCTATCGCATCCTCAAGGCCGGCCACACGATCGTCTACGAGCCCGCCGCGTGGGTGTGGCACCGCCATCGCCGGGATGCGGCGTCGCTCCGTCAGCAGATCTACGCCTACAGCAAAGGGCACGTGGCCTATCACCTGACCACGCTGCTGCGCGATCGCGACTGGCGCGCGCTCATCCGCCTCGGCTACTCGCTGCCGAAGGTGTACGCGGTCCGCAGCTACGTGCGACTGCGCGGCTGGAGCGAATACCCGCTGTCGCTGGTCCTGGTCGAGATCGCGGGCACGCTCGCCGGGCCGTTCGCGCTATGGCGGGCGCGGCGCCGGGCGCGGCGGCTCGGTCCCGGCGCGCGTCTCAAAGGGCGCCATGCTGTATCGCTGGAAAGTCCGATTACTCAAACACCCGCGGCTTAA